CGCCGCCCGGATGCGTGTCGCGGCGGTCGCCGTGGCAGACGAGACCGCCTGGCGCTCGGTCGCCCGATGGACCCTCCCCGGGCTGGCGGCCGCCGCGATCGTCCTGGCGGTGCTGGGCGCAACGCTGGGTGGCACGACCACGCAGCCGACCGCGCGCGCCACGGCAGGCTCGGCGGCGGGTTCACTCGTGGAACTGGCAAGCGACACCTCACCCGCAGGCAGCGCGGCGCTGCTCGCGGTCATGGCCTACTGAGCCGGAGAGCACGCAACGATGAGCAAGTCCACCCGCACGGCCACGCTCCTCCTGCTGGCCGCCTTCACCCTCGGGGTGATCGCGGGCATCGGTGGCGTGGCCCTCTATCGCCGCCCGCCCGGCATCGGGCACTCCGCCGGACCTTCGGGGTACCTCTCTCGTCTGTCGAAGGACCTGGAGCTGACGCCGACCCAGCGTGACAGTGTCGGCGCGATCCTCAAGCGCTTCGAGCCAGGCATGGATTCGATCTGGCAGGACATTCGTCCGAAGTTTGAAACCCTCCGTGCGGCACTCCGTGCGGACATCAACG
The DNA window shown above is from Gemmatimonadales bacterium and carries:
- a CDS encoding periplasmic heavy metal sensor; this encodes MSKSTRTATLLLLAAFTLGVIAGIGGVALYRRPPGIGHSAGPSGYLSRLSKDLELTPTQRDSVGAILKRFEPGMDSIWQDIRPKFETLRAALRADINAQLNPDQQRHYAELLERQDARRRNGKDASNAPR